From one Triticum aestivum cultivar Chinese Spring chromosome 4B, IWGSC CS RefSeq v2.1, whole genome shotgun sequence genomic stretch:
- the LOC123092445 gene encoding pyruvate decarboxylase 2: MDTHIGSVDGPSPAAVNGAVGCPASAPGCPIMSSHPVVSPGEASLGRHLARRLVQVGVSDVFAVPGDFNLTLLDHLVDEPGLRLVGCCNELNAGYAADGYARARGVGACAVTFTVGGLSVLNAIAGAYSENLPVICIAGGPNSNDYGTNRILHHTIGIPDFSQELRCFQTVTCHQAVVTNLDDAHEQIDTAIATALRESKPVYLSISCNLPGLPHPTFTRDPVPFFLAPRMSNKMGLEAAVEATVEFLNKAVKPVLVAGPKLRVAKAGKAFVDLVDASGYAYAIMPSAKGFVPETHPHFLGTYWGAVSTAFCAEIVESADAYLFAGPIFNDYSSVGYSFLLKKDKAIIVQPERVIVGNGPAFGCVMMKEYLSALAKRVQKNTTAYENYKRIFVPEGHPLKGEANEPLRVNVLFKHIQDMLTGDSAVLAETGDSWFNCQKLKLPEGCGYEFQMQYGSIGWSVGALLGYAQGASDKRVIACIGDGSFQVTAQDVSTMLRCEQNSIIFLINNGGYTIEVEIHDGPYNVIKNWNYTALVEAIHNGEGKCWTAKVKCEEELTAAIEMALGEKEDSLCFIEVIAHKDDTSKELLEWGSRVSAANSRPPNPQ; encoded by the exons ATGGACACCCACATCGGGTCCGTCGACGGGCCGTCGCCGGCGGCGGTGAACGGCGCGGTGGGCTGCCCGGCGTCCGCGCCGGGGTGCCCGATCATGTCCTCCCACCCGGTGGTGTCCCCCGGCGAGGCGTCGCTGGGGCGCCACCTCGCGCGCCGCCTCGTGCAGGTCGGCGTCAGCGACGTCTTCGCCGTGCCCGGGGACTTCAACCTCACGCTGCTCGACCACCTCGTCGACGAGCCCGGGCTGCGCCTCGTCGGCTGCTGCAACGAGCTCAACGCGGGGTACGCGGCCGACGGCTACGCGCGGGCCCGCGGCGTCGGCGCCTGCGCGGTCACCTTCACCGTCGGCGGCCTCAGCGTGCTcaacgccatcgccggcgcctACAGCGAGAACCTGCCCGTCATCTGCATCGCCGGCGGGCCCAACTCCAACGACTACGGCACCAACCGCATCCTCCACCACACCATCGGCATCCCGGACTTCTCACAGGAGCTACGCTGCTTCCAGACCGTCACCTGCCACCAG GCGGTGGTGACCAACCTGGACGACGCGCACGAGCAGATCGACACGGCCATCGCGACGGCGCTCAGGGAGAGCAAGCCGGTGTACCTTAGCATCAGCTGCAACCTCCCCGGCCTACCTCACCCCACCTTTACCCGTGACCCagtccccttcttcctcgccccgAG GATGAGCAACAAGATGGGGCTCGAGGCTGCAGTGGAGGCAACTGTCGAGTTCCTGAACAAGGCGGTGAAGCCGGTGCTTGTGGCCGGCCCCAAACTCCGCGTGGCCAAGGCGGGGAAGGCCTTCGTCGACCTTGTGGATGCCAGTGGCTATGCCTATGCTATAATGCCATCGGCCAAGGGCTTTGTGCCAGAGACGCACCCCCACTTCCTCGGCACCTACTGGGGCGCCGTCAGCACGGCCTTCTGCGCCGAGATTGTCGAGTCGGCCGACGCCTACCTCTTCGCAGGCCCCATCTTCAACGACTACAGCTCTGTTGGCTACTCGTTCCTGCTCAAGAAGGACAAGGCCATCATCGTGCAGCCTGAGCGTGTCATCGTTGGGAACGGCCCGGCATTCGGCTGCGTCATGATGAAGGAGTACCTGTCTGCATTGGCCAAGCGGGTTCAGAAGAACACCACCGCCTACGAGAACTACAAGAGGATCTTCGTGCCTGAGGGCCATCCGCTGAAGGGCGAGGCGAACGAGCCGCTGCGTGTCAATGTGCTCTTCAAGCACATCCAGGACATGCTGACGGGTGACAGTGCAGTGCTCGCTGAGACCGGTGACTCCTGGTTCAACTGCCAGAAGCTGAAGCTGCCCGAGGGCTGCGG GTATGAATTCCAAATGCAGTATGGCTCGATTGGATGGTCGGTGGGTGCATTGCTCGGGTACGCGCAAGGCGCAAGCGATAAGCGTGTTATAGCCTGCATTGGTGATGGGAGCTTCCAG GTGACAGCACAGGATGTGTCGACTATGCTGCGGTGCGAACAGAACAGCATAATCTTCCTGATCAACAATGGCGGGTACACCATCGAGGTGGAGATCCACGACGGACCTTACAACGTCATCAAGAACTGGAACTACACCGCCCTTGTGGAGGCCATCCACAACGGGGAGGGCAAATGCTGGACTGCCAAG GTGAAGTGCGAGGAGGAGCTGACGGCGGCGATCGAGATGGCGCtgggggagaaggaggactctcTCTGCTTCATCGAGGTGATCGCGCACAAGGACGACACCAGCAAAGAGCTTCTGGAATGGGGCTCCAGGGTCTCTGCTGCCAACTCCAGGCCACCCAATCCCCAGTAG